A section of the Lepus europaeus isolate LE1 chromosome 10, mLepTim1.pri, whole genome shotgun sequence genome encodes:
- the ADNP gene encoding activity-dependent neuroprotector homeobox protein codes for MFQLPVNNLGSLRKARKTVKKILSDIGLEYCKEHIEDFKQFEPNDFYLKNTTWEDVGLWDPSLTKNQDYRTKPFCCSACPFSSKFFSAYKSHFRNVHSEDFENRILLNCPYCTFNADKKTLETHIKIFHAPNASAPSSSLSTFKDKNKNDGLKPKQADSVEQAVYYCKKCTYRDPLYEVVRKHIYREHFQHVAAPYIAKAGEKSLNGAVPLGASAREECSIHCKRCLFMPKSYEALVQHVIEDHERIGYQVTAMIGHTNVVVPRAKPLMLIAPKPQEKKGMGLPPRIGSLASGNVRSLPSQQMVNRLSIPKPNLNSTGVNMMSNVHLQQNNYGVKSVGQGYGVGQSMRLGLGGNAPVSIPQQSQSVKQLLPSGNGRSYGLGSEQRSQAPARYSLQPPNAAASLSSGQLKSPSLSQSQASRVLGQSSSKPPAAATGPPPANTSSTQKWKICTICNELFPENVYSVHFEKEHKAEKVPAVANYIMKIHNFTSKCLYCNRYLPTDTLLNHMLIHGLSCPYCRSTFNDVEKMAAHMRMVHIDEEMGPKTDSTLSFDLTLQQGSHTNIHLLVTTYNLRDAPAESVAYHAQNNPPVPPKPQPKVQEKADVPVKSSPQAAVPYKKDVGKTLCPLCFSILKGPISDALAHHLRERHQVIQTVHPVEKKLTYKCIHCLGVYTSNMTASTITLHLVHCRGVGKTQNGQDKTNAPSRLNQSPGLAPVKRTYEQVEFPLLKKRKLEEESDSPSFFEEKPEEPVVLALDPKGHEDDSYEARKSFLTKYFNKQPYPTRREIEKLAASLWLWKSDIASHFSNKRKKCVRDCEKYKPGVLLGFNMKELNKVKHEMDFDAEWLFENHEEKDSRVGASKTAEKKPRPGKDDDSSSDSFENLEEESNGSGSPFDPVFDVESKIPHDNPEEHGPKGMPEDALGTEGKLDQKEQGDSKYAALHGTEAPARLPPEASDSELEQDDVVQWKHGASPCESGPGSQQGSDSEDNTCEGKPGAWSDESSQSEDARSSKPAAKKKAPVHGDREQLEWKNSSYGKVEGFWSKDQSQWKNTAENDERLSNPQIEWQNSTIDSEDGEQFDNMADGVAEAMHGSLTGVELSSQQA; via the exons aaacactacGTGGGAGGATGTAGGACTGTGGGATCCTTCGCTTACAAAGAAccag GACTATCGGACAAAACCTTTCTGCTGCAGTGCTTGCCCGTTTTCCTCAAAGTTCTTCTCTGCCTACAAAAGCCACTTCCGGAATGTGCACAGCGAAGACTTTGAGAACAGGATTCTCCTCAATTGCCCCTACTGTACCTTCAATGCCGACAAAAAGACTCTGGAAACACACATCAAAATATTTCACGCGCCAAACGCCAGCGCACCAAGTAGCAGCCTCAGCActttcaaagataaaaacaaaaatgatggcCTTAAACCTAAGCAGGCTGACAGTGTAGAGCAGGCTGTTTATTACTGTAAGAAGTGCACTTACCGAGACCCTCTGTACGAGGTCGTCAGGAAGCACATATACCGGGAACATTTTCAGCACGTGGCAGCGCCCTACATAGCCAAGGCAGGAGAAAAGTCGCTCAACGGCGCAGTGCCCCTCGGCGCGAGTGCCCGCGAGGAGTGCAGTATCCACTGCAAGCGATGCCTTTTCATGCCGAAGTCCTACGAGGCTTTGGTGCAGCATGTCATCGAAGACCACGAGCGCATAGGCTATCAGGTCACTGCCATGATCGGACACACAAATGTGGTGGTTCCCCGAGCTAAGCCCTTGATGCTGATCGCCCCCAAGCCTCAGGAGAAGAAGGGCATGGGACTCCCCCCAAGAATTGGTTCCCTTGCTTCTGGAAATGTCCGGTCTTTACCATCCCAGCAGATGGTGAATCGACTCTCAATACCAAAGCCTAATTTAAATTCTACAGGAGTCAACATGATGTCTAACGTTCACCTGCAGCAGAACAACTATGGGGTCAAGTCTGTAGGCCAGGGCTACGGCGTGGGTCAGTCGATGAGGCTGGGTCTCGGTGGCAACGCGCCAGTGTCCATCCCTCAGCAGTCCCAGTCTGTGAAGCAGTTACTTCCGAGTGGCAATGGCAGGTCTTACGGGCTCGGGTCGGAGCAGAGGTCCCAGGCACCAGCACGCTACTCCCTGCAGCCCCCTAACGCCGCCGCCTCTCTCTCGTCGGGCCAGTTaaagtctccctccctctcccagtcacAGGCCTCCCGAGTGTTAGGCCAGTCCAGCTCCAAGCCCCCTGCAGCTGCCACAGGCCCTCCTCCGGCCAACACGTCCTCAACTCAGAAGTGGAAAATCTGCACCATCTGCAACGAGCTCTTTCCCGAAAACGTCTACAGCGTGCACTTTGAGAAAGAGCACAAAGCCGAGAAAGTCCCCGCGGTGGCCAACTACATCATGAAAATACACAACTTCACGAGCAAATGCCTCTACTGCAACCGCTATTTGCCCACAGATACCTTGCTCAACCACATGCTCATCCACGGTCTGTCCTGCCCGTACTGCCGCTCGACTTTCAACGACGTGGAGAAGATGGCGGCCCACATGCGCATGGTTCACATCGACGAGGAGATGGGGCCCAAGACAGATTCTACTTTGAGCTTTGATCTGACCTTACAGCAGGGCAGTCACACTAACATCCACCTCCTGGTGACCACGTACAACCTGAGGGACGCCCCCGCCGAGTCTGTTGCTTACCACGCCCAGAATAATCCCCCAGTTCCTCCGAAGCCACAGCCGAAAGTCCAGGAGAAGGCAGACGTCCCTGTCAAAAGTTCGCCTCAAGCGGCAGTGCCCTACAAGAAGGATGTTGGGAAAACCCTCTGCCCGCTCTGCTTCTCCATCCTGAAAGGCCCCATCTCTGACGCACTGGCACACCACCTGCGGGAGAGGCACCAGGTCATCCAGACGGTTCACCCGGTGGAGAAGAAGCTCACCTACAAGTGCATCCACTGCCTGGGCGTGTACACCAGCAACATGACGGCCTCCACCATCACTCTGCATCTGGTTCACTGCAGGGGCGTCGGGAAGACCCAGAACGGCCAGGATAAGACCAACGCACCCTCCCGGCTGAACCAGTCTCCCGGCCTGGCGCCCGTGAAGCGCACCTACGAGCAGGTGGAGTTTCCCTTGCTGAAGAAGCGCAAGTTGGAGGAGGAGAGCGATTCGCCCAGCTTCTTTGAAGAGAAGCCGGAAGAGCCTGTTGTCTTAGCTTTAGACCCCAAGGGCCACGAAGATGACTCCTACGAAGCCAGGAAGAGCTTCCTAACCAAGTATTTCAACAAGCAGCCCTACCCCACGCGGAGGGAGATTGAAAAGCTGGCGGCCAGTTTGTGGCTGTGGAAAAGCGACATTGCCTCCCACTTCAGTAACAAGAGGAAGAAGTGTGTCCGTGATTGTGAAAAGTACAAGCCCGGTGTGCTGCTGGGCTTCAACATGAAAGAACTCAACAAAGTCAAACACGAGATGGACTTTGACGCCGAGTGGCTGTTTGAGAACCACGAGGAGAAGGATTCCCGAGTCGGCGCCAGCAAGACAGCCGAGAAGAAGCCCCGCCCCGGCAAGGACGACGACAGCTCCTCCGACAGCTTTGAGAACCTGGAGGAGGAGTCCAACGGCAGCGGCAGCCCGTTCGACCCCGTGTTTGACGTTGAGTCTAAAATCCCCCACGATAACCCAGAGGAGCATGGACCGAAGGGGATGCCGGAGGACGCTTTAGGAACGGAGGGGAAGCTGGACCAAAAAGAGCAGGGGGACTCCAAGTACGCAGCGCTTCACGGGACTGAGGCCCCGGCCAGACTCCCGCCCGAGGCTTCCGATAGTGAGCTGGAGCAAGACGACGTCGTGCAGTGGAAACACGGAGCGTCTCCGTGTGAGAGCgggcctggctcccagcaggGCTCGGACTCAGAGGACAACACGTGCGAagggaagccgggagcctggtcTGATGAGTCTTCCCAGAGTGAAGATGCGAGGAGCAGTAAGCCAGCTGCCAAAAAAAAGGCTCCCGTGCATGGCGACAGAGAGCAGTTGGAATGGAAGAATAGTTCCTATGGAAAAGTTGAAGGATTTTGGTCCAAGGACCAGTCACAGTGGAAGAACACGGCCGAGAATGATGAGCGCTTATCCAACCCCCAGATCGAGTGGCAGAACAGCACAATTGACAGTGAGGATGGGGAGCAGTTTGACAACATGGCTGACGGAGTAGCTGAGGCCATGCACGGCAGCCTAACTGGCGTGGAACTGAGCAGCCAGCAGGCCTGA